A single region of the Acidobacteriota bacterium genome encodes:
- a CDS encoding SprT-like domain-containing protein — translation MNTQPERNIGRGGLTLSQIGRIFAEAYHGLEREQPCPSIGVEYYRFVGINHTVRLRQGRLLVRLSDLFRRAPAPVMEALASILLAKLYRHEVPRAARAAYREFSNSPEMRRKDRASRRKRGRKLLAGPEGNRYHLTDLFDDLNREYFKGRLPPVRLGWSLRKSRRILGHFDPSHRSITLSRWLDHPRVPEVVVRYVLFHEMLHAKLLARSFFDVRNPHSRQFREEEQTFRGHEEARNWIRNGS, via the coding sequence ATGAACACGCAGCCTGAGCGGAACATCGGCCGCGGGGGCTTGACCCTGTCGCAGATCGGCCGGATCTTTGCCGAGGCCTACCACGGGCTTGAACGAGAACAACCCTGCCCGTCGATCGGGGTTGAGTATTATCGCTTCGTGGGGATCAACCACACCGTTCGACTCCGGCAGGGCCGGCTCCTGGTTCGGCTCAGCGATCTCTTCAGGCGGGCGCCGGCGCCGGTCATGGAGGCGTTGGCCTCCATTCTGCTGGCCAAGCTGTACCGCCATGAGGTGCCCCGGGCGGCTCGGGCAGCCTATCGGGAGTTCAGCAATTCTCCCGAGATGAGGCGAAAGGACCGGGCCTCCCGGCGAAAGCGCGGGCGCAAGCTGCTGGCCGGCCCCGAGGGCAACCGTTACCACCTGACGGACCTGTTCGACGATCTCAACCGCGAGTACTTCAAGGGGCGCCTGCCTCCTGTCCGGCTGGGGTGGAGCTTGAGGAAGAGTCGCAGGATTCTGGGACACTTCGATCCGTCTCACCGGAGCATCACGCTCAGCCGGTGGCTGGACCACCCCAGGGTTCCGGAAGTGGTGGTGCGCTATGTTCTCTTTCACGAGATGCTGCACGCCAAGCTTCTGGCCCGCTCCTTTTTCGATGTCAGGAACCCCCACTCCCGGCAGTTTCGGGAGGAAGAGCAGACCTTTCGCGGGCATGAAGAGGCCAGGAACTGGATCCGGAACGGTTCCTGA
- a CDS encoding tetratricopeptide repeat protein: MAIRVHRQGRWPLPPAPLAVLFCLWTILATWAFPAGPSAGGPVLHPPVPGKAAEEAIEPEEAELDYLGLAEGHRRAREFLQAISAYQLALIEDPHNSVAWFGLGLSQYEAGQAQEAIGSYREALKNDPDLWEAEMNLGVIWFNRKNPGQALVHFERAKALSPESWRPLFLTGEVHRLRDHLTEAETSYKQALDLARDGDEQAVIHAALVSVYLGKKDYAGAARHVMASRPHATDMEASDRQLAALYLEMGQEDKALVYLERLAADPSAGPELHETIGWMRVDRKDYDRGIQSLEIALERQPDPARREKLSLQIVKLHIRLEQFDEAVTLLEKGLPGSANPEWYFLLGSLHLQSGRLEPAGKRLAQALHLDADCAQCYNKLAAIFLKQEDFGRAIPLLDRYRELQPEEAMTYFYLGVAYDRLGHYGKAIPPYEKFLELDQGRHDRESFQVRQRLKGLKKRAGRR; this comes from the coding sequence ATGGCGATACGCGTCCACAGACAGGGACGGTGGCCCTTGCCGCCGGCGCCTCTGGCCGTGCTGTTTTGCCTCTGGACGATCCTGGCGACTTGGGCTTTTCCAGCCGGCCCCAGCGCCGGCGGTCCGGTCCTGCATCCCCCGGTCCCCGGAAAAGCAGCCGAGGAGGCGATCGAGCCGGAAGAAGCCGAGCTGGACTATCTCGGCCTGGCCGAGGGTCACCGCCGGGCCCGGGAGTTCCTGCAAGCCATCTCGGCCTACCAGTTGGCCCTGATCGAGGATCCTCACAATTCCGTGGCCTGGTTTGGCCTGGGGCTGTCCCAGTACGAAGCCGGCCAGGCTCAGGAAGCCATCGGCTCCTACCGCGAAGCCCTGAAGAACGACCCCGACCTGTGGGAGGCGGAGATGAACCTGGGGGTCATCTGGTTCAACCGCAAGAACCCGGGTCAGGCCCTTGTTCATTTTGAGCGAGCCAAGGCCTTGAGTCCGGAAAGCTGGCGGCCCTTATTCCTGACGGGAGAGGTCCATCGCTTGCGGGACCACCTGACGGAAGCGGAAACCAGCTACAAGCAGGCGCTGGATCTGGCCCGGGACGGGGATGAGCAAGCCGTCATCCACGCGGCGCTGGTCTCTGTCTATCTCGGGAAAAAGGACTATGCCGGAGCCGCCAGGCACGTCATGGCCTCCCGTCCCCATGCGACGGACATGGAAGCGAGCGACCGCCAGTTGGCGGCCCTTTACCTGGAGATGGGTCAGGAGGATAAGGCCCTGGTCTACTTGGAGCGCCTGGCGGCCGATCCCTCGGCGGGACCGGAATTGCACGAGACCATCGGTTGGATGCGGGTGGATCGGAAGGACTACGACCGGGGCATCCAGTCACTTGAAATCGCACTGGAGCGGCAACCCGACCCAGCGCGGAGGGAGAAGCTCTCGCTGCAGATCGTCAAGCTCCATATTCGCCTGGAGCAGTTTGACGAGGCCGTTACCCTGTTGGAAAAGGGGCTGCCCGGATCGGCCAATCCCGAATGGTATTTTCTGCTGGGATCGCTCCATCTGCAATCCGGCCGGCTGGAACCTGCCGGGAAGAGGCTGGCTCAGGCCCTGCATCTGGACGCCGACTGCGCCCAGTGTTACAACAAGCTCGCCGCCATTTTCCTGAAGCAGGAAGATTTCGGCCGGGCCATTCCGCTGCTGGACCGCTATCGGGAACTGCAGCCGGAGGAGGCAATGACCTACTTTTACCTGGGAGTTGCCTACGACAGGCTGGGGCACTATGGTAAGGCCATCCCGCCGTACGAGAAGTTTCTCGAGTTGGACCAGGGGCGGCACGACCGGGAGAGCTTTCAGGTTCGTCAGAGGTTGAAGGGCCTGAAGAAGAGGGCAGGGAGAAGGTGA